One genomic window of Ctenopharyngodon idella isolate HZGC_01 chromosome 18, HZGC01, whole genome shotgun sequence includes the following:
- the nudt21 gene encoding cleavage and polyadenylation specificity factor subunit 5 isoform X1 has protein sequence MYFVSNIRDSKYLIMMELNVSLNSVSNSTAVGSEQIAPAVILGLCCLVGLPSNIAVIISIAREWNKHLSFTLNLMVNLAVSDALTLCLAPVVLCGILFGWKLGLWSCRILFFLGHWSLYVGVLTVTSMSVHRYHNVIKSRVTNRMILHRLERRHRHLQLIGIWILAFVFALPIFFTQGLKDKDGLQRCQRAMESQSVVVTVLLLEILLGFVIPFLIMLTCYLWLHKGLRQKAKSSNLTRAPQDQEPRNQGPKVKTYKKRLMVSIVVAFVLFWTPVHIINVIDIVTTLTKTSHPDVHSQLKSFRRVYGDTSKTLALLNCCLDPFLYAVSSKNILKYIRNK, from the coding sequence ATGTATTTTGTTTCTAACATTAGAGATTCAAAATATTTGATCATGATGGAGCTCAATGTAAGCTTAAATTCAGTGTCTAACAGCACTGCTGTGGGTTCAGAACAGATTGCTCCTGCTGTAATTCTGGGTTTGTGCTGTTTGGTGGGTTTGCCAAGCAATATCGCAGTAATCATCAGCATTGCTCGTGAATGGAACAAACATTTGAGCTTTACCTTAAATCTAATGGTAAACCTTGCTGTCTCTGATGCTTTGACACTTTGCTTGGCTCCTGTGGTGCTGTGTGGAATACTGTTTGGATGGAAACTCGGCCTTTGGTCTTGTAGGATCTTATTCTTCTTGGGTCACTGGAGTCTGTATGTTGGTGTCCTGACGGTCACCTCCATGAGTGTGCACCGCTATCACAATGTCATCAAGTCCAGAGTCACTAACAGGATGATACTGCACAGACTGGAGAGACGGCACAGGCACCTTCAGCTGATTGGCATCTGGATTCTAGCCTTTGTTTTTGCCCTACCGATATTTTTCACTCAAGGACTCAAAGACAAGGATGGATTGCAGAGATGTCAGAGGGCAATGGAGTCACAGTCTGTAGTAGTGACTGTTTTGCTTCTTGAGATCCTGTTGGGCTTTGTCATCCCATTTTTGATCATGTTAACATGTTATCTCTGGTTGCACAAAGGTTTGAGGCAAAAAGCCAAGAGCTCCAATCTAACTAGAGCTCCACAGGACCAGGAACCCAGAAATCAGGGGCCAAAGGTTAAGACTTACAAGAAGAGACTTATGGTCAGCATCGTTGTGgcttttgttctgttttggACTCCTGTGCACATCATCAATGTGATTGATATAGTTACTACTCTGACTAAAACCTCTCATCCAGATGTTCATTCCCAACTGAAGTCCTTCCGTAGGGTTTATGGTGATACAAGCAAGACTCTGGCTTTGCTGAACTGCTGTCTGGATCCTTTTCTCTATGCCGtttcttcaaaaaatattttaaaatatatcaggaATAAGTAA
- the LOC127499986 gene encoding leukotriene B4 receptor 1-like — protein MMELRLDFNSTSNSTAVGSKQIAPAVVLGLCCLVGLPSNIAVIISIAREWNKHLNFTLNLMVNLAVSDALTLCLAPVVLCGILFGWKLGLWSCRILFFLGHWSLYVGVLTVTSMSVHRYHNVIKSRVTNRMILHRLERRHRRLQLIAIWILAFVFALPIFFTQELKDKDGLQRCQRAMESQSVVVTVVLLEILLGFIIPFLIMLTCYLWLHKGLREKAKSSNLTRAPQNQDPRNQGSKVRTYKKRLVVSIVVAFFLFWTPVHIINVIDIVTILTKTSHPDVHSQLKSFRRVYGDSSKTLALVNCCLNPFLYAVSSGNILKCFRKK, from the coding sequence ATGATGGAGCTTAGATTAGACTTTAATTCAACATCTAACAGCACTGCTGTGGGTTCAAAGCAGATCGCTCCTGCTGTAGTTCTGGGTTTGTGCTGTTTGGTGGGTTTGCCAAGCAACATCGCAGTAATCATCAGCATTGCTCGTGAGTGGAACAAACATTTGAACTTTACCTTAAATCTAATGGTAAACCTTGCTGTCTCTGATGCTTTGACACTTTGCTTGGCTCCTGTGGTGCTGTGTGGAATACTGTTTGGATGGAAACTCGGCCTTTGGTCTTGTAGGATCTTGTTCTTCTTGGGTCACTGGAGTCTGTATGTTGGTGTCCTGACGGTCACCTCCATGAGTGTGCACCGCTATCACAATGTCATCAAGTCCAGAGTCACTAACAGGATGATACTGCACAGACTGGAGAGACGGCACAGGCGCCTTCAGCTGATTGCCATCTGGATTCTAGCCTTTGTTTTTGCCCTACCGATATTTTTCACTCAAGAACTCAAAGACAAGGATGGATTGCAGAGATGTCAGAGGGCAATGGAGTCACAGTCTGTAGTAGTGACTGTTGTGCTTCTTGAGATCCTGTTGGGGTTCATCATCCCATTTTTGATCATGTTAACATGTTATCTCTGGTTGCACAAAGGTTTGAGAGAAAAAGCCAAGAGCTCCAATCTAACTAGAGCTCCACAGAACCAGGATCCCAGAAATCAGGGGTCAAAGGTTAGGACTTACAAGAAGAGACTTGTGGTCAGCATCGTTGTGGCTTTCTTTCTGTTTTGGACTCCTGTGCACATCATCAATGTGATTGATATAGTTACTATTCTGACTAAAACTTCTCATCCAGATGTTCATTCCCAACTGAAGTCCTTCCGTAGAGTTTATGGTGATTCAAGCAAGACTCTGGCTTTGGTAAACTGCTGTCTGAATCCTTTTCTCTATGCTGTCTCTTCaggaaatattctaaaatgtttcagaaagaaATAA
- the LOC127499539 gene encoding leukotriene B4 receptor 1-like — protein sequence MEPKLDFNSTSNSTSLGSKQIAPAVVLGLCCLVGLPSNIAVIISISREWNKHLSFTLKLMVNLAVSDALTLCLAPVVLCGILFGWKLGLWSCRILFFLGHWSLYVAVLTVSSMSVHRYHNVIKSRVTNRMILHRLERRHRRLQLIAIWILAFVFALPIFFTQGLKDKDGLQRCQRAMESQSVVVTVVLLEILLGFVIPLLIMLTCYLWLHKGLREKAKSSNLTRAPQDQDPRKQGPKVRTYKKRLVVSIVVAFFLFWTPLHIINVIDIVTTLTETSCPDVHSQLKSFRRVYGDSSKTLALVNCCLNPFLYAVSSGNILKCFRKK from the coding sequence ATGGAGCCAAAATTAGACTTTAATTCAACATCTAACAGTACTTCTCTGGGTTCAAAGCAGATCGCTCCTGCTGTAGTTCTGGGTTTGTGCTGTTTGGTGGGTTTGCCAAGCAATATCGCAGTAATTATCAGCATTTCTCGTGAATGGAACAAACATTTGAGCTTTACCTTAAAACTAATGGTAAACCTTGCTGTCTCTGATGCTTTGACACTTTGCTTGGCTCCTGTGGTGCTGTGTGGAATACTGTTTGGATGGAAACTCGGCCTTTGGTCTTGTAGGATCTTGTTCTTCTTGGGTCACTGGAGTCTGTATGTTGCTGTCCTGACGGTCAGCTCCATGAGTGTGCACCGCTATCACAATGTCATCAAGTCCAGAGTCACTAACAGGATGATACTGCACAGACTGGAGAGACGGCACAGGCGCCTTCAGCTGATTGCCATCTGGATTCTAGCCTTTGTTTTTGCCCTACCGATATTTTTCACTCAAGGACTCAAAGACAAGGATGGATTGCAGAGATGTCAGAGGGCAATGGAGTCACAGTCTGTAGTAGTGACTGTTGTGCTTCTTGAGATCCTGTTGGGGTTCGTCATCCCATTATTGATCATGTTAACATGTTATCTCTGGTTGCACAAAGGTTTGAGAGAAAAAGCCAAGAGCTCCAATCTAACTAGAGCTCCACAGGACCAGGATCCCAGAAAACAGGGGCCAAAGGTTAGGACTTACAAGAAGAGACTTGTGGTCAGCATCGTTGTGGCTTTCTTTCTGTTTTGGACTCCTTTGCACATCATCAATGTGATAGATATAGTTACTACTCTGACTGAAACGTCTTGTCCAGATGTTCATTCCCAACTGAAGTCCTTCCGTAGAGTTTATGGTGATTCAAGCAAGACTCTGGCTTTGGTAAACTGCTGTCTGAATCCTTTTCTCTATGCTGTCTCTTCaggaaatattctaaaatgtttcagaaagaaATAA